CAACAGCAACCCTTTCATTCCCGTACCCCGTCACCATGATCGCCGGCAGAATACTTCCCCTTAGCGAAAGTTCGCGGATCACCTCGAGCCCTCCGAGAACCGGCATATGGTAATCGACAACAACCATGTCGTATGTCGCGGCATCCAGCATTTTCAGCCCCTCTTCACCATTGGAGGCAACGTCCACCGCATATCCTTTCCTCTGGAGATCCTTCTGCAGAATGCGGGAAAGTCCCTCGTCATCTTCCATGTAGAGGATACGGAATGTGCGGATATCACGCATGATGATCAAAGTCCCCCTGGAATGGTAACAACTGACAGAAAAAGGCCGAGCGTACGGATCGCCTCGGAAAACTGTTCGTAGTCCACAGGTTTTGTGATATATACATTGCATCCGAGCTCGTAACATTTCGAAACCTCATGCGGAGCGTCAGTCGTGGTAAGAACGACAATCGGGATATGCTTCGTCTTCTCGCTGTGTTTGATGCGCTTCAGGACCTGATAACCGTCAATCCCCGGGATGTTCAGGTCAAGAAGCACCAGCAAAGATAAAGGCTGCCCGCTGTCTCCGTCCTTCTGTTCCCCGAACAGAAAATCAAGGACTTTTTGCCCGTCCTCGAAACTGATGATGGGATTCGAAATCCCTGCGCGACGAAGGTTTTTCTCGATCAGACGGGCGTGCCCTGCGTCGTCCTCTACCAGAAGTATTGTTACAGGCTCATGGTTTGTCATAGTCACCCTCATAAATAAAGATTTTTTTCTTTTTTCTTTGCCACATTGGAATCTTTCTACCTTTTTTTTCGCTCCGCACGCATGATTTTGAATCTCGTCATTACACTGATCTTTTATCCCCGCTAACGGTATCGTCCTGAACTGCAATATCCTTCACTGCAGATTGGCTTGGCGCAGAGGGGATGAGAAAACTGAATGTCGTTCCAACCCCTAATTCCGAGGTGCACCATATGCGTCCCCCGTGGCGACGCACCAGTGTTTTGACATATGCAAGACCCATTCCTTCTCCGGGTACATCCTGCCTGCCTACCCTCTGGAAAACCTCAAAAACCCTTCCGATATCGTCCTGTGCAATACCCCGGCCGTTGTCCCGTATATGGAATACTGCATCCTGCCGGACCCTTTCTGCAAAAATTTCCACTGCACCCGGCCGCCCGGGTTCTAGGTACTTCAGGGCATTATCGAGAATATTTCCGACAATCTGTTCCATTGCGATCCTGTCAGCCACAATTTCCGGCAGATCCCCGACGGTAATCGCGACATTCTTCTGTTCTGTCTGATGGGCAAGGGTCTTCAGAATCGATCGCACAAGGGAACGCATATCACATATCTCCGGCTTCAGATCACGCCGGCCGACACGGGAAAGATTCAGTATCGCCTTAATGAGGTTGTCCATCCTGTATACCGAAGAATCGATAAAACCAAGCGCCTCGGGAGCATCCTTCTGAAAAATGATCTCGAGCTTCTCCTGCTGGTCATTTTCCATATGGGGACCGCAATGCCGAAGCGAAGAACGTATTTCACGGAGTGCATATCTGAGTTCCCCTGCAAACCCTTTAATATTCACCAGCGGTGCGCGCAGATCGTGAGAAATGATATAGGCAAATGACTTCAGCTCTTCATTGGCCTCCCGCACCTCTTCTGCGTACCGCAGCACCTTCTCCTCTGCAAGTTTCCTCTCGGTAATATCCAGGGCTATGCAGACAAGTCCTTCAGGCCTGCCTTTTCTGTTTCTCATCACAGAGGCTGAGAAGAGCACCGGAATCTTTCTTCCGTCTTTTGACACCAGTGTCTTTTCTTCATTGACCAGACAGTCCTCCTGCGCCATGTGCCCTGAGTCCGTTCCTCTCAGGAGCAGTCCGGAGAACGTCTTTTCATTATCCGCATCAGAAAAAATGATTTTGAGCTGCCGATTGACCAGTTCATCCTCCTCATACCCCAGAAGCCTCTTTGCCGCTGCGTTGATCGTCTTGATTCTGCCTTCCATATCTGTTACAAGAAGGGTATCGACCATTGTCGTGATAATGTTGTCGAGATATGCTTTCGAGACAGTCGTCTTTTTCAGGTCCTCCGTCATCTTTCTGAAGGATACCGCAAGATCACCAACTTCATCCGTCGCACGCATGGCGATCTCGGTATTAAGGTCCCCTTCCCCGATTCTGGCTGCGGCGTCCCTGAGTTGGGTGAGAGGTCCGGCAATAGACGTGGAAAGCGCTACGCCAAGAATAACAGCCAGAACAGTAATACCAACTGATATAAGAAACAATTCTTTCTTCAGGCTGAAGACCGGAGCAAAAATATTTTTCACCGCGTGTTCGACGACAAAAACCATACCCAGCGCCTCATAATTGGAATGGACACAGACAGACAGGACCTCTCCATATTTCTCATCTTTTCTGAGGACTATGTGTGATTTCTTTTTTTCTGTCTCATTGTGCACGAGAGACTCACTCACAGGCGTTGCAAGAAAAGTAAACGCGTCTGTCGAATAGAGCAGTTGACCTTTTCTGTTAAGGAGCTTGTAGACAGTCTTCTTCCCCGTATGGGTCTCAGGCGTCTCGAACTCCTTCACCGCCTGAATAATGTCCTCGATATTCAGGAGACATTTCATCACACCGATAAAATTCCCTTTGTCATCCTCTATCCTGATCGCAAAGGCGAGGGAATAGGTACCGGCATCTTCCTCAAAAGCAGCATCCCTGATATAGAACCTGTGTTCTTTCGCTTCCTTCCACCACTGCTTCTCGCCCTGGCTGAAGTCCGCCGCTCTTCCTGTCATGCAGACAACAGCGCCGTATTTATTGGTGACAATAATACTCTTGAAGACCTCATAGCCATACTTCTCATGATAAAATTCGGTTTTTTCCAGTAATTCCACGGCGCTTTTCTTGTCCATCAGCTGCTGCATGAAAGGGGTTATCACATCTGTGGAAACGGTGAGCCACTCGCGGTTTTTCATGGCAATATACCCCTGCGCATCTGCCATTCTTTCGTATTCCCTGTTTGACCGTATGACATCTTCCTTGAGAAGGAGGTCCTGACTGTATGACTGCAGCCCCTCCACCCTTCTGAAGATATTCCGGTCCACTTCATCCATCACCTTTGAAGCAAGAATCATCGAACTTTCCTCAATGGATTTTTGCAGCGCATCCTGACTTCTCTTTATTGTCAGATATCCCACACACGAGATAAGAAGCGCGATTACCAGAAAACCAAGGATGAGTTTATGCCGTATCTTCATTTTCATCATAATTTTCCACAAATATATGCAAAATCTATACCAAAGAATGCGGAATTATGGGAAAAAGAGAATACCGCAAAGAAGGGAGCTACTCTAAACCGCCAAATAGAAACTGGACAAGCGAAACAGCAGAGATTGCCGCAGTCTCTGCCCTCAGGATTCGGCGTCCGAGTGTGGTAGCGATGGCGCCCTTTTCTCCTGCAAGAGTGATTTCATCCTGTGTAAATCCGCCTTCAGGGCCGATCATGATAAACACCGACAAAGTTTTTGGCACAAGGGATGCAACCGCATCCGGCAATGAAATCCCTCCTTTTTCGCAGAACATCAACCCACGACCCCTGATTTCCGTCCCTTCGCGTATCATGAAGCGGATAAATGCATCTGCTTCGCGCACTTCAGGAACAATGCTCCTCCCTGACTGTCTTGACGCCTCTTCTGCGATTTTTCTCCATCTCAGGATCTTTCTCGTCTCTTTCACCTGGCTTCTCTCCGTAACAACCGGGATGATCGCTTGCACCCCCAGCTCTGTCGCTTTCTGGATCACCATATCCATTTTTTCACCCTTAAGGAGAGCCTGCACAAGGACAACATGCACGCGGGACTCAGTATCGCAGTCAAGTGTTTCAATAATCTCAGCCAGAATTTCTTTCCTGTCAGCCTTCGCTATCATTGTCCTGAAGCACGTGCCCTGACCATTGAATATGAGCAATTCGTCCCCCTTTTTGCACCTCAGGACAGACATGATATAATGCGCCTTTTCTGAGTCGACTGATATAAGGTTATCTGAGACATAAGAGACCGGCAGGTATATTCTTGGCATGCTTTTCTGCTCCGCTTGAGTCGGCAAACGCCCCTCAATCCGGCTGCTTTTTGTTCACCGGGAGTGAAGGCGTCTTATTTTTCTGAACTGGTAAAAAGGTCCTTCAGCTTCTCTTTGAAGGACTTGTTCACCTCATCTCCTGATATTCTTGCATACTCCTCGAGCAGTTCCCTTTGCTTCTGGGTCAGACTTCCCGGCACATCCACATATATCCTCACAATCTGGTCCCCTTTTGAACTCCCGCCGAGTTTCTGCATGCCCTTTCCCTTAATATGGAACATCCTGCCGGAAGGCGATCCCGGAGGGATTTTGAGCTTTGATGTCCCGTCGATGGTCGGCACCTCGATCTCTGCGCCAAGCGCGGCCTGGGGAAACGATATCGGGACCTCACAATACAGATTATGACCGTCTCTCTTGAAGAAGGAGTGCTCCTCGACATTCAGGTAGATATAGAGATCTCCCCGCGGGCCTCCGTGGAACCCCATTTCTCCTTCGCCGGACATCCTGAGCCTCGAGCCGGTATCGACACCTGCGGGAATCCTGACGCTGATATTCCTGAACTGCCGGATCTTCCCCTGTCCCTTGCAGGTTTTGCAGGGGTCGGTAATCACCTTTCCCGTTCCGCCGCATTTCTGGCAGGTCTTTGAGATGCTGAAGAAACCCTGTTGTATCCTGATCTGCCCTGCCCCCCTGCAGTTCTGGCAGGTAACCGGACCTTTTCCGGGCGCTGCGCCCGTGCCGTTGCAGTCAGCGCAATTGTCCCATCTCGGGATTTCGAGATTCCTTTCTGCGCCGAATGCCGCTTCCATAAGCGTAATATCAAGATCATAGCGCAAATCCTGCCCTTTTGATGGTCTCGCTCTGCGCTGGCCGGTAAATGTACCGAAAAAATCGCCAAAGATGTCTTCAAAGATGTCACCGAACCCTGTGCCAAACGGACTGTACCCCGCGCCTACTCCTTCGGCCGTACCGAACCTGTCGTAGTGGGCCCTTTTCTCAGGATCGATCAGACAGGAATATGCTTCGTTGATCTCCTTGAACTTGTCTTCAGATTCCTTATTGTCCGGGTTGCGGTCTGGATGGTATTTCAGGGCAAGCTGCCTGAAGGCTTTCTTGATATCAACCTCAGATGCTTCCCTTGAAACGCCAAGAATCTCATAATAATCTTTCATTTCTTTTTCAACCTGCAGCTCAATGCTGCTGCCTTGCCATTTTAAATGTGGAAAGGGCGGATACGCCGGTAAGGCCATGCCGGTTCCTGCAGAAGAATCCGTTTGAATAATTAAGACACCTTGAAGTCCCGGCAAGCCACATATTCTGCTTCACAGAGGAGCCCCCTTGCATTACAACCCTTTCAGGTCAATGCGTAAAATGGCATCGCTCCGCAAAGCCCGCGCGGCATATCTGCCCTGCTGTACAGTCTATGCAAAAACAGGAATATTGCTCCTGATTTTTTCAGTTGCTTTTCTTGTCCTTATCAACGTCTTCGAATTCCGCTTCGACAACCTCTTCCTCGGGCCCTTTTGCCTGGGGTTCTTCTGTCCCTGTTCCGGAAGGTCCTTCACCTGTACCTGCCTGAGCGCCGGCCCCCTTATAGAGATGCTCTGCCAGCTTATGGGACTTGCTCATGAGATTTTCTGTCGCAGACTTTATTTCAGAAGCTTCCGTGCCTGTATCTTTTGCTTTTCTGCATCTTTCCAGAGCTTCCTCGATCTCTTTCTTCTCCGCTTCATCCAGTTTGTCGCCATAATCCTTCAGGGATTTCTCAACAGTATAGATAAGGGTATCAGCTTCGTTACGGGCTTCAGCAAGCTGTTTTTTCTTTTTGTCTTCATCTGAATGCGTTTCTGCATCGCGTGTCATCTTCTTTATCTCTTCTTCTGTAAGACCACTCGATGCGGTTATCCTGATGGACTGTTCCTTTCCTGTCCCAAGGTCCTTCGCAGAGACATGGAGGATACCGTTTGCATCTATGTCGAACGTGACCTCAATCTGCGGAATCCCCCTCGGAGCAGGCGGGATGCCGATCAGTTCAAAATTCCCCAGAAGCTTGTTGTCAGAAGCCATTTCCCGTTCACCCTGGAAGACACGGATCGAGACAGCGGGCTGATTGTCTGTTGCGGTCGAGAATATCTGGCTCTTCTTGGTCGGGATCGTGGTATTTCTCTCTATGATCTTGGTAAAAATCCCTCCAAGTGTCTCGATGCCGAGCGAGAGCGGAGTCACATCGAGCAGCAACACTTCCTTCACGTCTCCCTTGAGCACAGCAGCCTGGATAGCTGCGCCGACAGCAACCACTTCATCAGGGTTCACCGTCTTGTTCGGTTCCTTCCCGAAGAAATTCTGCACGGTCTGCTGCACTTTCGGCGTTCTTGTCTGTCCTCCCACAAGAAGTATTTCGTCGATGCTCGAAGACGAGAGCCCCGCGTCAGCCAGAGCGTTTTTGCATGGACCGATTGTCTGCTCAATAAGATCACCCACAAGCTGTTCTAATTTTGCCTTTGACAGCTTCATCAGAAGATGCTTGGGACCTGTTGCATCTGCGGTGATGAATGGCAGGTTCACCTCGGTGTCGGTAGCCGTGGAAAGCTCGATCTTTGCCTTTTCCGCTGCCTCTTTCAGCCTCTGTAACGCCATCCGGTCGTTCTTGAGGTCTATCCCCTGGTCTTTCTTGAACTCTTCGACCATCCAGTCCATGACCCTGATATCAAAATCATCGCCTCCCAGATACGTATTCCCGTTGGTTGACTTGACCTCGATGACACCTTCTCCGATCTCGAGTATGGATATGTCAAACGTTCCTCCGCCCAGATCGTACACCCCGATCTTTTCTTCTTTCTTTTTGTCCATCCCGTAGGCAAGCGATGCTGCCGTCGGTTCATTGATTATCCTGAGGACGTTAAGTCCCGCAATCCTTCCCGCATCTTTCGTTGCCTGTCTCTGACTGTCGTCAAAGTATGCAGGCACAGTGATAACTGCTTCGGTCACCGGCTCGCCGAGATAATCCTCGGCAGCCTGCTTGAGTTTCTGAAGGATCATGGCAGATATCTCGGGAGGAGAATAGCTCTTTCCCCTGATTTCCACATGAGCATCAGAATTCTGTGCTTCCACAATCTTGTAAGGAAGCCTCTTTTTTGCGTGCTCAACCTCCGGGGAATTGTATTTCCTCCCCATCAGCCTTTTTATAGAAAAAATTGTGTTCTCGGGATTGGTAATAGACTGTCTCTTTGCAATCTGCCCGACGAGTCTTTCTCCCTTTTCGGTAATCGCCACAACTGAAGGCGTTGTCCTTGACCCTTCCTGGTTCGGGATTACCACAGGATCTCCTGCCTGCACCACAGCTACTACTGAATTTGTCGTTCCGAGATCTATTCCAACTGCTTTCCCCATAACTAAGATCCCTCCTCTATAGATATATTTTTCTGTATTATGATTCTTTCTTTCTCTGTATCTTCTTCCAGTTCTTCAGTCCCTGTTTCAGAGTTTTTTTTTGATACTGAGACGAGAGACGGACGCAGCACCTTATCCTTCAGCATATATCCCTTCCGGAACTCTTCAACGACCGTCTTTTCTTCAACGTCGTTTTTTTCAACCTGTGACATCGCATGATGCACTGCCGGGTCAAACGGCTTTCCTTCGGCTTCAATCGGACGCAGTCCGAACTTCTCGAGGGTTTTGAGGAGTTCCCTATGGGTAATTTCCACCCCCTGAACAAGGCCGGAAGCGACATCGTTGGAGGCATGCTTGAGCGCCATCTCAAGGTTATCAATGGCGGGCAGAAGTTCAAAAAGCAGGCTTTCATTGCCGTACTTGACCAGTTCCTCTTTATCTCTGGCTACCCGCTTCTTGTAATTATCAAACTCCGCATACAGCCTGAGATACTTCTGGTTCGCCTCCTGCTCTTCATCTCCGGACGTCTGCCCGGAGACTTCATCCTCGCTTTTTTCTGCATCTTCGCTGAATATCTGACCGTCTCCCATCTGTTGCTCCTGCATGATCCGCACCTACCTTCCCGCAAGCATCCTTGTGATGAATTTAGCCGTATTTTCAACGATATAAATCGCCTTCGCATAGTCCATCCGTGTCGGGCCGATGATTCCGACAACTCCGATCGGCTTGTCTCCTTCCCTGCACGGAGAAGCAACCACGCTCAGTTTCTTCAGATCATCCATCGAATTCTCGGAGCCGATGATAACCTGCACACCTTCGGACTCAGAGAGCTTGTCAAGCAGGTTCATGATTGTATGTTTGTCCTCAATCGCCCTTGACAGTTCGCGTATCTTATCAAGATCGGCGAAATCAGGCAATTCAAGCACTTCAGAGAGCCCTGAGATAAAAAGCTCGTTCAGGGGAAAATACACGGCGTCCTGGCATATCTTCATTGCCCTTGAGATGAGCCTGTCACACCTGATCTTCTCTTTTGACATTTCCCTGACGATTTTAATCCTGATTTCGTCAAATGTCATACCGGAAAACTCTGTATTCAGATACCCTGAAATTCTGTTCAGGTCTTTCTGGGAAATCTCAGGGTCAATCGATACGATCTTGTTCTTCACAAGACCTTCATCCGTAAAAAGGACCGCTGCAACCTTATCGGCCTGGTATTTGAGAAGGTTTATCTTCCGCAGTGTCGACATGTCAGGTGTCGGAGACATCGCAATCCCGAGATAATGAGACAACTGCGACAGGTTCTTCGTAGTCGCGTTCAGAAATATGTCGATATCATTTTTTAATGTCTCAAGTTTTCTGTAAAGTCCCTGAAGCATCTCGATATCCACATGAATGCGCCCTTCTTCTGCCAGAGAATCTACGTAGAGCCGGTAGCCAAGATCGGTCGGAACCCTTCCGGCAGAAGTATGTGGCTGCCTGAGGAACCCCATCTCTTCAAGGTCAGACATGATATTCCTGATCGTTGCAGGAGAAAGGCCAAAGGCATACCTCTTCGTCACAACCCTCGAGCCCACCGGGTCAGGAAAATTGATGTAACTCTGGACAACTGCGTAAAGGACTTTTTTGCTTCTTTCGCTGAGCATTTGACTTTTTAGCACTCTCGATGGTTAAGTGCTAATAATTTAACAATTAACCGACCAGCGTGTCAAGTACGGCTGATCATGTGCTGAACTTCTGCAGTTCGTGAAGAAGAACCCGGGCATCATTGCTGAGCGCACTGATACTCCGGTCCATTTCTGAGGCTGAATTGATGAGGTCAGCGGTAGTCATTCGTATCTTTTCCATATTCTTGACAATCTCGGTGCTCTTTTGGTTCTGGTTGTGTATGGAAGAAGTAATCTGTCCGGCCTGCTCGGAGACATTTTCATATACCGTCAACATCTGTTTATTGCTCTGAAACTGTTCCTGCGTAGATTTCTTGATCTGCTCGGACCCTTCTGCAACACTTTCGGCTGCCTCTATGATGAGGCTGTTTCCCCTGTTCTGATCCTTTATTGACCGGGATATATGTTCAATTTGCTCGGTGATCTGCCTGATGGAATCCGTGATATGCCCGATAACTTTCACTTCCTCTGTGGTAGCCAACTGTATGGATTTGGACATCTCGGTCGATACGTTTGAACTTGCCAGTATGCTGGAGAAGGCATCTTTTACCCTGCTGACAAGCTGTACACCGGTATCGACCGTTGCTATGCCTTTTCCTGTCATCTCAACGCTCGCCCTTGTTTCAGCCTGCACCCCGGCAATAAGGGCTGCAATCTCCCTGGTTGCCAAGGATGTCCTGTCGGCCAGCCTCTTGTTTTCCTCTGCTATTACCGCAAATGCCTTCCCTTGTTCCCCGGCCTGTGCCGCGAGTATTGAAGCATTCAGGGAGAGCAGGTTCGTCTGTTGTGCCAGTTCGTCAATGACATGCACTATACTCCCGATCTCCTCAGATCTCTGTTCGAGCAGATGTATCTTCTCTGAGAGTGCATTGACACTGTCCCGGATATCTTCCATCCCCCTTATCGCCTCGGCAACTGAGGTCAACCCTTTCTCTGACGCTTCACGGGAAACATTTTCTGCGAGCCGGACAGATTTTTCCGCACTTGTCTGTATTTCCCTGACTGTAGCATTGACCTGGTCGAGAGCAGAAACGCTTGACTCAGATGATACAGACAGGATCTCAACGCTTTTGACGGTGTTTTTTACAGCAGCCATCATTTCTTCAATAGATGATGCAGCTTTATGCGATATCTCATTAAAGACCTCCGCGTTATCAGAGACCGCCGAAATGGATGCCGTCATTTCCTCTACTGCGCTTGAAGCCTTTTCCACAGAGTCATAAAGACTTTCAGAGCTCTTGGCTATCGCGGTAACCGACACATTCAGTTCTTCAATATGCATGGCATTCTCCTCTATCGCTGTCTTCTGGAGCTCCGCAACCCGCAAAACGCTTGCCGGGGATTCCGTAATGGTTGCCGTAACCGAAGACACATTTTCTGAGAGATTTTTTATTTTCACAAGCACGTCTCTTAAATTCATTGCCATGCCGTTAATCGCTTCAGAGAGGGATGCGATCTCATCTTTTCCGACTCTTTTCACTGTCTGTGTCAAATCCCCGGACGATATCCTGGCAGCCACCTTTTCCATTTCCATAATCGGACCTGTGATAAACTTCGATACAGAGAAATAGATGACTGCTGAAAATGCCATAAAACTCAATGCAGAAAGACTGACAGCCCAGAGGATAAGGGTATAGAGTTCTTTCTGAATCACCCCTGACTGAATTCCGATTCTGAGTGTTCCTGCCTTTACGGCCTCTGCATCTCTCAGCGGAATGGAAACATCATAGTAATCCCCCCATTTCTGCAGGAGATTACTGTTTGCACTCAGTGCATTCCGCGTCTCGGTGTCCTTAAAGAGTTTCCCGATACTGCCCTCATCATTATGGTACAGTATCCTGCCTTTCTCATCGAGAATCATTGCATATCCGACAGCTCTGTCCTGCACCGCGCGTTTCATTTTTTCGTTGAGCCCCTCGATAGTATCAAGGGAAAGGCCAAGGGAAAGTACTTTCCCGATATCTTCCTTCAGCGCTTCACCGGCAGATGCAACCTTTGAAAGGATTTCCTGTTTGTACCGTGTATGGGCAATGTAAGTCAGGATTGCGGTATTAATAGTAATGGCAAGGAAAAGTATCATGGCAATAAGGAAAAGCGACCTGGTCTGGAGGTTTATTTTCATTTGATGACTCTCGTTGCAGAACTCAGGATATCAAAGGGCATCTTGAGTCCGAGAGAATTTGCTGTTTTGAGATTGACGGTCATCTGTATTTTCTTTGGCCCTGCAACCGGAATTGCAGATGGATTCTCCCCTTTCAGCAGCCTGGAAACCATATCAGCAGCCTCCCTGCCCTGTTCTGCGCTGTCTGCAGTCAGGGTAAGAATAATCCCTTTCTCCTCTCCCCCACCCATCATTGCAGCAGTAGGGACATTCAGTTTTCTCGCCACACTGACAATCTCGTCAACATACATCATGGCCAAACAGCTTGTCGTGACAAATATCGCATCCACATCCTTAATGTGTCCGATGCTTTCAGGGTTCCTGATATTGAACTTAACCGTCTTGAATGAAAATTGTCCGCTTAACCGTTCAATCTCATTCGCCTCGTGGACTGTCTCTTTCTCGGCACTGTTGTATATAACGCCCAGTCTCGTGAAATTATTGATTGTTTTCAGGTTTTTCAAAAGGCCTGCGATCGATATCCTTGCATTGATCCCGGTAACTTTCCTGCCTTTCATGCTCAGGCCATCATGGTCATACACACCTGCAAAAACGACCGGGATTCCGGAAGCCTCTTCAAGCGCCGCCTGAGTTGCAGGAAACCCGTACGCAACAATGATCTTTGTGCCTATCGCAGCAAATTTTCTGGCTGCATTTGCCCATGCCATGGTTTCAGGGGCAGGGGTCTGGACGATGATATCGGCCTTAAGCCCGTTCGCTGAGATCTCGGATGCAAACGTTTTGTGAACAGCCCTGTAATAGGGGCTGTCGCTGCACATAATGACCCCAATCTGAACAGCAAAGCATTCCGTACCTAATCCGGCGAGGAGCATCACAATGACGAATATTCTCACGCCTTTTCGCCAGTTCATTTATTGCCACCTTT
This is a stretch of genomic DNA from Nitrospirota bacterium. It encodes these proteins:
- a CDS encoding methyl-accepting chemotaxis protein produces the protein MKINLQTRSLFLIAMILFLAITINTAILTYIAHTRYKQEILSKVASAGEALKEDIGKVLSLGLSLDTIEGLNEKMKRAVQDRAVGYAMILDEKGRILYHNDEGSIGKLFKDTETRNALSANSNLLQKWGDYYDVSIPLRDAEAVKAGTLRIGIQSGVIQKELYTLILWAVSLSALSFMAFSAVIYFSVSKFITGPIMEMEKVAARISSGDLTQTVKRVGKDEIASLSEAINGMAMNLRDVLVKIKNLSENVSSVTATITESPASVLRVAELQKTAIEENAMHIEELNVSVTAIAKSSESLYDSVEKASSAVEEMTASISAVSDNAEVFNEISHKAASSIEEMMAAVKNTVKSVEILSVSSESSVSALDQVNATVREIQTSAEKSVRLAENVSREASEKGLTSVAEAIRGMEDIRDSVNALSEKIHLLEQRSEEIGSIVHVIDELAQQTNLLSLNASILAAQAGEQGKAFAVIAEENKRLADRTSLATREIAALIAGVQAETRASVEMTGKGIATVDTGVQLVSRVKDAFSSILASSNVSTEMSKSIQLATTEEVKVIGHITDSIRQITEQIEHISRSIKDQNRGNSLIIEAAESVAEGSEQIKKSTQEQFQSNKQMLTVYENVSEQAGQITSSIHNQNQKSTEIVKNMEKIRMTTADLINSASEMDRSISALSNDARVLLHELQKFST
- a CDS encoding ABC transporter substrate-binding protein; its protein translation is MNWRKGVRIFVIVMLLAGLGTECFAVQIGVIMCSDSPYYRAVHKTFASEISANGLKADIIVQTPAPETMAWANAARKFAAIGTKIIVAYGFPATQAALEEASGIPVVFAGVYDHDGLSMKGRKVTGINARISIAGLLKNLKTINNFTRLGVIYNSAEKETVHEANEIERLSGQFSFKTVKFNIRNPESIGHIKDVDAIFVTTSCLAMMYVDEIVSVARKLNVPTAAMMGGGEEKGIILTLTADSAEQGREAADMVSRLLKGENPSAIPVAGPKKIQMTVNLKTANSLGLKMPFDILSSATRVIK